AAGTGACAGAGGCCAAAATGACATATATAGGGCTATATTAAACTACTGTATGTGAAATAGAACTACTTGCAGACCTGCAAAgatttactaaagtacaagtagcAATCGTGCAGTGTAAAAACTAGTGATGGGTATTCCGGCTCTTTTCAGAGATTTGGTTCTTTAGGATCGGCTCCCTTAGAAGAGCCAGCTCTTACGGCTCCCAAACAGCTCTCCATTTAGTACCCACTGGAGCCTTCTAGTTTAGCCTAATTTAGCAATTATAAATGGTTTGTGTGTTGGTATGCAAAAGCCTTATTTTTATGCagtttttattccaaaaaaaCTTACACAGttactattttttttacatttaatcaaaccttaaaatgaacaactcaacacaaaaccacagcaaacaaatcaaataaataaaggcctTTAGATAAAAGTATTTAGTGCTGGTTGGCATACAGAAATACTAGATGCCTCTATGCTTGGATGGGTTGATGCGATTACTGCGAATACTGGCTGGAAGGAATTTTTCTTGTGGCACTTGCATTTAAAAACCGgctcccctgtctctctgtctctttgtgtgtacacagttacaagtaaaagtcctgcattcagaatTGGACTTAAGTAAAAGTTTCAAAGCATTAACATTAAGAAATACTTTAAGCACCAAAAGTAAAACCAAACTTTAAGCAGCagatacaatacaatacaatacaagaCAAGAAGACAAAAGAATACAACTATTCTATACATTTTATCAAAAGGATATGTGCAGTAATTTGTTTATCACTGTGTTACTTGGTAAAGGTGGGGTCTATTCGAGGGAACTTCTGGGTAGTTTAACCTATAATTATAATGTGtgatgatttatattttctattagtaacctaaatctgcaaagtaactggtaactaaatatgttaaataaatagagtggagtaaaaagtacaacatttgccaACAAAATGTAGTGAAGTTAAAGTATAAAGGACCATAACatgaaaatacttaagtaaagtacaagtacctacAGCTGACtacttatatttatatttaggaaGAGATCTTGGAATTTCAACTTCATGTGATGCCATGGGGCCTAAAATTAGTTTCTTGCATTGACTTACGCTGGTAGGTCGAGTAGACCTCTATAAATCAGTGAATAATATTTATACGTGATGGTATTACAATAAGTGATGAGCAAAAGGTGCTTAACAATGATGTAGACTCATTTAGGCTCCCACAACACCCTTGAGAAAAACAGGAGTTAAAGACTTTAGTTTGTCAGTGTCGTTTTGACTCGGAGTGGACATGTCCTGACAAAGACCTGCAAGACTCAGACGAGTCAAACACTATCAAGGCTTGGAAAACTTTGAATCAAAAGACTTTAATAATACGAGTCAATGCAacccagagaaaaaaaagtctcaatCAAGAACAAGAGGAATGAAAAGAGCATCAAGGCTGAAATGATTCTTTGTGTAAACCCCAATATGTCAAAACTAACAGCAGGCTATGATGATACCACCTTTCATATGTCCAATCTATGCAAGACATCGATAAAACAAGATAAgatgaaacatatttttctggCCACATGGTGTATCTCTTTACATCAATCTCCCTTTAGAAATGAAAGAAGCCTTTCTGATCGACCAGCTCCTGCAGGTTCTGTCTAATGTCATGAAAGTACTGCAGGATCTCACCCTTCTGCCTCCCATACCTGTGATTATAATAGACCTCAAGATATTTGTCATAGTTGCCTTGAGGGTTTATAGCATGCTTTTTTGAATTTTCATCCACTAGAAATGTTGCATCAGGAGCCATGTGGCACTTGGCTTCTATCACCTCCTTGAGCTTTTTGAACAGCGGGTCCAGGTCGCTCTGGTAAGCTGAGAGGACAGTCTCTATCGAGTGGCAGGTTTGATTCCCTCCCATTCTCACCAGGTGAATCAACATCTGGATGTGGAATGCTGCCCCGTTCACCCAGGCCTTCAGTGCCTCAGGCGACATGTGCCCGTCGCTCACTATGGAGTTTTTCAGCCTGGTGAGGGTGGTGCTCAGCTGGCCTTCACTCTGATCAATTTTACCCCTCAGATTGTGTTTTTCCGTAGCGAAAAGAACACAATGTAAGAGGCAGTTGACGATCAGATTGGACATCTCCGTAttttcagcaaacacacaccGCAGAGCTTCCTTCGTGCTATCTTCTGGTGGACTGGAGGCACAGTTGTCGATGTACAACGCAATGCCCAGCGCTCCAAGGCCGGTCACTTCAGGACCCGACCTCACTTTGACCACCACTCCTGTCATGCCCCTGATGAAACATCCTTCATCGTCTGCTTGCATTTTCCGCTTTTCGTAGAGTTGTCTCAGGTGGTCCGAGGAAGCCAGACTAAAGAACCTTGCAATGCTCTTGTTGACTCTCAAATCTGGACCCTCTTTGAGTCGTTTCACAAAAACGTCCGTTTCATCCTTCACCCGTACGTCTGCTGTGTTCAAACAACCGGCCATGCTTGGGGTCAGATCAATGATGGGAGTTGGAATTTAATCCTAAATCTGCAACACAAATTTTTAGAATCTTCAGTCAAACAAATCTTgtactccattttttttttgtgaattacAAAAAGCGACTGATGTCAGGACACCAGGAAGAATCAAATACTACAATTCTTGAAACCAACTCAATAGCACAGTATTAAACAAAACCCCATATATACCTAAACAAAACTGAACTGCTCTCCATCCCAGGTAAGGACTTTCTCAATGATCTTTCCATCAACATTGGCACCTCTGCTGTTTCAGTGACCCAGACCAAAAGGAACCTGGGTGTGACCCTGGCCGATCAACTGTCCTTAACTTCTAACATCGCTGCTGCAACCTGATCCTGCAGATACACTCTCTACATCATCAGGAGGATACGCCCCCTGCTGTCCCAGGAGGCAACACAGGTCTTGGTCCAGGCTCTGGTCATCTCATGCTTCGACTACAGTAACTCCCTCCTGGCTGGTCTACCTGCAAACGCCATCCAACCTCTACAGCTAATTCAGAATGCTACAGCCCGACTGGTCTTCAACCTCCCCAAGATCTCATCTCTCCTtcgctcccttcactggctgtCAGTGGCTGCCAGAATCTgcttcaagacactggtactggcctaccgAGCTGTGAAGGGATCAGCCCTttcctacatccaggccttggttaaaccatacaatcTATCACGTTCACTTCGCTCGGCATCATCCAATGGGCTTGGTACTCCATCTCTgcgagtgggacccaggtaTCCCGCAAAAATAggcctgtttgctatcctggctccctATTGACATCAcgacagcagaaactctgcatatcTTCCGTCGCAAACTGAAAACGCATCTGTTTCGATTGCATCtttcttgcaaaaaaaacaaaaaacctttaaTGGCTTAACTTAGGCCTTGTAACCAGTGTTGCCACAGTGTTgcaaaagtaatctgattactgattactcctttaaaaagtaacttagttactttactgattacttgattttaaaagtaactaagttagattacaagttactttattagttacattcagcagctgccgacaacgTGTACCCCCTGCCGCCTCAACAcaaaaatgagtccaacatactgcccgaccaacggcttcaactctcccccacttactggttttgcaccgaagtccagctttggttgtttgggtggtgggggacctcctgctttagttGCAGCGCTCTGCTTcgcaccacctggtgggacttgctctgtaagTCTGACTGTACtgtgctgcgactccaaatgtttcttcaaatttgacgtagatagcactttgtctccagcacagagagaacaacgaaccttaatattgtcatctttagctgacaaactcaaaatagtgactgtatttccagctagaaaacgcgcatctctctcctccctccattgttctTTACGTTTGTGTCTatgcgtggtattacacgtgagttgtcctcatGCTGAAAACTAGACTGAATTGTCGCATAGATGTGactccccgagacgcaagaagaaagtaaaaatatatcttCACTAaggaaaatgataaaaatagtAACGCGCAGTGACTTCGATAATCggattactggtttggaaatagtaacgcgttagattactcgttactgaaaaaaaatatCACTGCTTGTAACTAATTCACTAGCGCTTATAATGGTATGACTCGCTTGAAGTGAGTATATCTGCACTTTggggtgtggccagcagcagctgattagcatttaaagctacagaatcagcacttttagAACAGGGCTGAAAAAGAGGGGTTTATGGtatgctacaatgatctgtttggtgtttcagcctaACACTTCAGtgacatgttctgtatatatctgataCCTATGATAAACTGTTGAAAAAGATCTTCGTCCTCGTATGATATTAATTAACCTGATAACCTAAAATGGCAACTAACTTTTCTCTATagtgagaggaaagaaaagctaAACATACTGAAGACTATACACTCAATGTAACTGTACAGACCTCATACATGGGTAAAAGCTGCCACTCGATACAAATATGCTTGTTTTCCCTATAATAAGCTAGTATACATAATGTACAAAGTGATTAATATCCtcgaaatacaaataaaacaacacttacTTGTGGTGAtagatacacacaaacaccaactGAAATCTGAGTCAGAAACGAaactagttttgtttttgcaatgcAGGCAAGTTGGAACATCTGTAggtgggtgcgtgtgtgtgtgtgtgtgtgtgtgtgtgtgtgtgtgtgtgtgtgtgtgtgtgtgtgtgtgtgtgtgtgtgtgtgtgtgtgtgtgtgtgtgtgtgtgtgtgtaggtgtgtgtgtgtgtgtggccaacAACAGATTAAACCGCTCCCTTTAAGTGCACTTCTCCCGTTCAGGATGAGCTTGTGCTTCTTTGGTTTCAAAGTGATTATCTATTTGAGTTTATGCATCATAAGTGCCAAAGTCAAAGCCCCATTAAAGTGCAGCACTAACCCTCTTCACCAAAGTGGTTCCAGGTCACAGTTTGATTTCAGGAATTTGatttgtaacaaagtatttttccACTCTGGtaatctacttttattcaagcaCAACATCTGAGTAATTTTTCCATCTCTGGgtatgtacttttactgcagtaaAGTCTCTGAATTAGTCTCTCCCGCTGCAATCCTGCGGTTTGCCAGCAGGCGGCGATACCGTTTATTAATAGAAACACAGCAGCCGCCATTTTCCCCTGAGCGGAAGGAGGAAGCgcagagggaaaacattaaACTCTTGCAGTAAAAACCCtccataaatatataaattctGTGATGGACGGCCCCGGGACGGATAGTGACTGGAGGAGCCCTCAGTTCCGACAGAAAGTCGTCGCTCAGATGTGAgatattttttttcagtgttttgtttttggctcaatctctgtttctgtttctgttgcgATAGGCTATTTAGCTAAGATAACGTTAGCTCGGCAGAGAAAGCGCGTCACGTCAAACCGTgcttaaaaaactgaaaattaacACTGACTCCTTTGATATTAAACTTAGCACCGGTCAACAAACATAGCAGAAAATACGTCAAGCAAGACCCGTGCCCATTCTTCAATTCGGCGTACataacagcaacaaaacaatgcttagtatatatttatgtcatattttattattagcattattagcTGCTAGTCAGCCCACACAGCGAAATAACTCTTACTCGGTCAAGCATCACTCGAGTTGAGATGGACATTTtatataaacttttttttaaatgtgtttattcacaGAATATGGAACCCATTTATTTAAGCGTTGTTTATATACTTTTACTACCACAAATACGTTTGTGTATGTTCATTACTCATTcttgacaaatgtttttttttggtgtttaaTTATGCtgggcaaaaatatttttcaaagataaaaataaacgAAGCCAAAAAAAGTATCCACCCATTcaacataaatatttgtatttttcaagtGTAATGGAAATATGGCTTTACATGTATTAATACAGTTGCatacatatcatatatatcacTTCTAGTATGCAGGCCACAGGGCTACACATACAGTAATACCTGTAATTTAAGAATCCTTTCCACCtatgacatttcaaatgatcCAAGTCCCTAATCGCCAAACATGCACTTGTTGTGTCAAATACACTTTTCcttatacaaaatgtaaatacagttgtagaaaaagtggttacaaaatataattaaaaatatcaaaaaccctaaaatgcaattatttttctccctccttcCGCTGACCAATTTGCATGtcaaatataacatgtaaaatagGCTCTTTGTAAGGGTCAAAGCAATTGTTTAAATCATAAACTGTTCTTTATAACAGTCATTTTACACTGAAGGTGTGTCCCTCAACATGCATGCAACCCTGTTACTGAAACTTTTTAAATTTGGTGGAGGAAGTGAAAGTGAAATTACACACTGGTAGTTAGGTTATCAAGACATTTTTGATTTCAAAGAATATCAGACATTAGAATAATAAAACtgcacaacaaaaataataaataaatagactCTGGCTCCATTAAAACACACTAGGCCAAATGTTATACTAATGGGAAACTCGCAGATTTTTCATGGTGCCTACAACGTTATATGTGATATTGTGATAATGCGATGTtctgatataaaaaaacacacatgtaaacaagACGGGCAATATGGAGGTGGATaacaaaactgtaaaatgaCACACTTTATTGTGATATTTATCGGTATTGAGATATGCATGACTGATATCATGATAAAAGATATAACAATATCAGCCGGcctttatatcatttatattttaagctATCAGACTAaaattgatgtttttattaaaaatggaaTAGTTTGCAACATTTAAGATAtttatatacaataataaaatctACGATACAGTTAATTTATATACCGCTTTTTCTTGTATTCTCAGAAGCACTTTTCAACCTCAACATTACGTAAAAGCATATAAACGTACATGCatacaattcaaaaacacaacatgcagTAAAATGGATAAGTGAAGCAACAATAGTTAAAATAAagatcacataaaaaaaaatgattcatGAATGAGcagtttataaaaatgtatcatgttCAGAAAGCTGTAACTGCATTGaatattttcatgtttaaagACATAGTGTGAATGATAAAACCATGTTCAAGTTTTTCCTCCATGTGCATGATTGCAGTGAAGAGGCTATGAGGAAGGCGGGAACCGCACACACCAAATCGAGCAATGACATGGAGAACCACGTCTACGTAAAAGCCAAATCCAGAGTGAGTACTGGGAGTTTTTCCCACTGCAGGGCAGGAGTTTGCTGAAAGATGGAATAAGGATTCTTTTCATGATGGACGTTGAAAcagttgtctctctttcttccctcAGGAGGAGTATTTATCTCTGGTCGCGAGGCTGATCATACACTTCAGAGACATTCGTGAGTATTTGACACTAAATACAGGGCCGAACTGATTAGTTTGATTTCATATCAACATTCATATGCTACACATCTTTTAAACTGTTGTTTTCATGTCATGTATTTGGGTTGTGAAGTCTTTGTCATAATTCATTATAAAGGGATGTAGGAATCCTAAAACCAATAATTGAGTCAGTgtgagcacttcctgttccctcaaatgaaagtaaatgGCTTTTTTGGTAGATGCCTGAAACATAAGGTTGTGGTTAAGTCAAGATaa
The window above is part of the Eleginops maclovinus isolate JMC-PN-2008 ecotype Puerto Natales chromosome 16, JC_Emac_rtc_rv5, whole genome shotgun sequence genome. Proteins encoded here:
- the LOC134877481 gene encoding uncharacterized protein LOC134877481, encoding MAGCLNTADVRVKDETDVFVKRLKEGPDLRVNKSIARFFSLASSDHLRQLYEKRKMQADDEGCFIRGMTGVVVKVRSGPEVTGLGALGIALYIDNCASSPPEDSTKEALRCVFAENTEMSNLIVNCLLHCVLFATEKHNLRGKIDQSEGQLSTTLTRLKNSIVSDGHMSPEALKAWVNGAAFHIQMLIHLVRMGGNQTCHSIETVLSAYQSDLDPLFKKLKEVIEAKCHMAPDATFLVDENSKKHAINPQGNYDKYLEVYYNHRYGRQKGEILQYFHDIRQNLQELVDQKGFFHF